From the genome of Leptolyngbya iicbica LK, one region includes:
- a CDS encoding hybrid sensor histidine kinase/response regulator, producing the protein MAVKPDHVFVVDDSADNCFLLQALLEDENYRVTTLSSGIELLNVVGEQLPDLILLDVMMPEMSGYEATRRIRERTNLPFIPILLVTAHERSNVVEGLDIGADDFIRKPFNADELLARVRALLRLKHSVDAEREMTQQRDDFVSRLTHDLRTPLVAANRMLTLVTEDTFGDIPSEAKGAITQTIRNNDHLLAMVNTLLEVYRYEAGRKETAIAPFNLKRLLEEVVGQLQPLAQEKHLDLKLEDGVNYQGDDRCYTLFGDRLELRRVILNLIDNALKFTDAGLVQVRFEKTPAADPTHWCIQVKDTGPGIPAAEQAEIFAWFRPGKHRRSGSGLGLHLSQRIIAAHGGTLTLTSEMGQGSTFVVNLPIQPTAEDTAFSMSNSR; encoded by the coding sequence ATGGCAGTTAAACCCGATCACGTTTTTGTGGTAGATGACTCCGCCGATAATTGTTTTTTGCTACAGGCGCTGCTAGAGGATGAAAACTATCGAGTCACCACCTTGTCTAGCGGCATTGAACTGTTGAATGTGGTGGGCGAGCAGCTCCCCGATCTGATCTTGCTGGACGTTATGATGCCGGAGATGAGCGGGTACGAAGCCACTCGACGCATTCGCGAGCGGACCAATCTGCCCTTCATTCCGATTTTGCTGGTAACGGCCCATGAGCGCTCCAACGTCGTGGAAGGGTTGGACATTGGAGCGGATGATTTTATTCGTAAGCCGTTTAATGCCGATGAGCTACTGGCGCGGGTGCGGGCCTTGCTACGCCTAAAGCATAGTGTCGATGCCGAGCGCGAGATGACTCAACAGCGAGATGATTTTGTGTCGCGATTGACTCACGATTTGCGCACGCCTTTGGTCGCGGCAAATCGCATGTTGACCCTGGTTACGGAGGATACGTTTGGTGATATTCCTTCCGAGGCTAAGGGGGCCATCACCCAAACCATTCGCAACAACGACCACTTGCTGGCAATGGTGAATACGTTGCTAGAGGTCTATCGCTACGAAGCCGGACGCAAAGAAACCGCGATCGCTCCCTTTAATCTCAAGCGCCTGTTGGAAGAGGTGGTGGGCCAGCTGCAGCCCCTAGCCCAGGAAAAACATCTGGATTTGAAGCTGGAAGATGGGGTGAATTATCAGGGCGACGATCGCTGCTATACCTTGTTTGGCGATCGCCTAGAACTGCGGCGCGTCATCCTTAATTTGATTGATAACGCTCTAAAATTCACCGACGCTGGACTAGTTCAAGTTCGCTTTGAAAAAACACCGGCTGCCGACCCAACTCACTGGTGCATCCAGGTTAAAGACACGGGGCCTGGTATTCCGGCGGCTGAGCAGGCAGAGATTTTCGCCTGGTTTCGCCCCGGTAAGCATCGCCGCTCCGGCAGTGGCTTGGGCCTGCATCTGTCACAACGCATCATCGCCGCCCACGGCGGCACCCTCACCCTCACGTCAGAAATGGGCCAAGGCAGCACTTTTGTCGTCAATCTGCCCATACAGCCAACCGCTGAAGATACCGCGTTCAGTATGTCAAACAGCAGATGA
- a CDS encoding Uma2 family endonuclease, with amino-acid sequence MVESDRYRTLPTSDELPDSDGLPVDNEEQNLLPNYLLFLLQFIWPERYDWYFAVDMGIYHLTGVNPRVPVVPDGFLSLGIPRRKPGRRFRKSYVTWEEDGIAPILLLEVVSQTPGGEYDNKRAIYQNLGVLYYVIYNPEYWQRDRHQPFEVYKLIEGEYRLQLGEPYWMPEVGLGLGRFQGELAGIEQELLSWFDQQGQRYLSATEQASQAQQQALQAQQQALQAEAAVQTERQARLSAVQRLQQMGLSAEQIAAALGLSIEVVTQHLE; translated from the coding sequence ATGGTTGAGTCTGACCGCTACCGAACGCTGCCCACTAGCGACGAGTTGCCCGACTCGGATGGGTTGCCTGTGGATAATGAAGAGCAAAATCTGCTGCCCAATTATCTGTTGTTCTTACTGCAATTCATCTGGCCTGAGCGCTACGACTGGTACTTTGCGGTCGATATGGGCATTTATCACCTCACCGGGGTCAATCCGCGCGTGCCAGTAGTACCGGACGGATTTCTCAGTTTAGGTATTCCTCGCCGCAAACCCGGTCGACGCTTTCGGAAAAGCTACGTCACCTGGGAAGAAGATGGCATCGCGCCAATCCTTTTGCTAGAGGTGGTTTCACAAACTCCGGGAGGCGAGTACGACAACAAACGCGCGATTTACCAAAACCTGGGGGTGCTGTACTACGTCATCTACAATCCCGAATACTGGCAGCGCGATCGCCATCAACCCTTTGAGGTATACAAACTCATCGAGGGAGAATATCGGTTGCAACTGGGCGAACCCTACTGGATGCCGGAAGTCGGACTCGGTCTTGGCCGCTTTCAGGGAGAATTGGCCGGTATCGAGCAAGAGTTATTGTCTTGGTTTGACCAACAGGGCCAACGTTATCTCTCCGCTACTGAACAAGCTTCGCAGGCTCAGCAGCAGGCATTACAAGCTCAGCAACAGGCGTTACAGGCTGAAGCGGCGGTGCAAACAGAACGCCAAGCTCGGTTAAGCGCAGTTCAACGACTACAGCAAATGGGGCTGAGTGCAGAGCAAATTGCGGCAGCCCTAGGGCTATCGATTGAGGTCGTGACTCAGCACCTGGAATAG
- the leuC gene encoding 3-isopropylmalate dehydratase large subunit, whose amino-acid sequence MSRGTLFDKVWDLHTVGTLASGQTQLFIGLHLIHEVTSPQAFAMLRERGLSVMFPERTIATVDHIVPTESQARPFVDVLAEEMITALEQNCREHNIRFYNIGSGNQGIVHVIAPEQGLTQPGMTIACGDSHTSTHGAFGAIAFGIGTSQVRDVLASQTLALAKLKVRRIEVNGDLSPGVYAKDVTLHIIRQLGVKGGVGYAYEYAGSTIAAMSMEERMTLCNMAIEGGARCGYVNPDAVTYDYLKGREFAPKAEQWDEAVNWWESLRSDPDAEYDDVVVIDAADIAPTVTWGITPGQGIGVDEHIPTVEELPEGDRAIATEAYQYMNLQPGTAIQGTPVDVCFIGSCTNGRLSDLREAAKVVQGKKAAATVKAFVVPGSERVKQAAEAEGLDTIFEAAGFEWREAGCSMCLAMNPDKLQGNQISASSSNRNFKGRQGSSSGRTLLMSPAMVAAAAISGQVTDVRKLL is encoded by the coding sequence ATGAGTCGCGGCACGCTGTTTGATAAAGTTTGGGACTTGCACACCGTCGGCACGTTAGCGTCTGGGCAGACTCAGCTATTTATCGGCTTGCACCTGATTCACGAAGTGACGAGTCCGCAGGCGTTTGCCATGCTGCGTGAGCGCGGCCTATCGGTGATGTTCCCTGAGCGGACGATCGCTACTGTGGATCATATTGTGCCAACAGAAAGCCAAGCACGTCCCTTTGTCGATGTGCTGGCGGAAGAGATGATTACGGCGTTGGAGCAAAATTGCCGCGAGCACAACATCCGGTTTTACAACATTGGCTCTGGCAATCAGGGCATTGTCCACGTTATTGCGCCCGAACAAGGATTAACCCAACCGGGCATGACCATCGCCTGCGGGGATAGCCACACCTCAACGCACGGCGCGTTTGGGGCGATCGCCTTTGGCATTGGCACCAGTCAAGTGCGTGACGTCTTAGCCTCTCAAACCCTGGCTCTGGCCAAGTTGAAGGTACGCCGCATTGAGGTTAACGGTGACTTGTCCCCTGGTGTCTATGCCAAGGATGTGACCCTGCATATCATCCGCCAACTTGGGGTGAAGGGCGGCGTCGGTTATGCCTACGAATATGCCGGCAGCACCATCGCAGCGATGTCAATGGAAGAGCGCATGACCCTCTGCAATATGGCGATCGAAGGGGGCGCCCGCTGTGGCTATGTCAACCCCGATGCGGTGACCTACGACTATCTCAAAGGCCGTGAGTTTGCCCCTAAGGCTGAGCAGTGGGATGAAGCGGTGAATTGGTGGGAAAGTCTGCGCAGCGACCCTGACGCGGAATACGATGATGTCGTCGTGATTGACGCTGCCGACATTGCGCCCACGGTCACTTGGGGCATTACTCCAGGTCAGGGCATTGGCGTGGATGAGCACATTCCCACAGTGGAAGAGTTGCCTGAGGGCGATCGCGCGATCGCGACCGAAGCCTATCAATATATGAATCTGCAACCCGGCACCGCAATTCAGGGCACGCCGGTGGATGTGTGTTTTATCGGCAGTTGCACCAACGGACGATTGAGTGACCTGCGCGAAGCTGCGAAGGTGGTGCAGGGCAAGAAAGCGGCTGCCACCGTTAAAGCCTTTGTCGTACCGGGCTCAGAGCGGGTGAAACAAGCCGCCGAAGCAGAAGGGCTGGATACGATTTTTGAAGCAGCAGGCTTTGAATGGCGCGAAGCGGGCTGTTCGATGTGTTTGGCGATGAATCCGGATAAGCTGCAAGGCAACCAGATCAGTGCCTCGTCTTCGAATCGCAACTTTAAAGGACGGCAGGGTTCATCTTCGGGCCGGACGTTGTTAATGAGTCCAGCTATGGTCGCAGCGGCAGCGATTTCGGGTCAAGTAACCGACGTGCGCAAACTACTCTAA